The Brassica oleracea var. oleracea cultivar TO1000 chromosome C7, BOL, whole genome shotgun sequence sequence TTTTTTAATGAAAAAAATTTGTTGAACTCGTGGTTTAAAATTTGAACCTTAAATACCATGTGCATGCTATATAACCATCTCGGCCAACAAATATATTTGTTTACTTAACAAACGCAATTATATAGATTTCTAAAACGAAATGACCTTGTTTTTCTCGGACATGGGAGCTTGCGTAAATGCACAATGAAGGTGGAGTTCAACAAATTTTTTTCATTAAAAAATTAGCGCCAAAACGACCTAGTATTGAAAAAATGTTAAAATTATACACAGTCAAATACACATAAATATGGCCGAGGGTTATATTGCGGTTTGACTGGCACTTGGAGGGTTGACCTGTGGGTTTTTGAGTTCGCGGATTAATTTGAAAAAAAAACCACATTGAGGGGTTTTTTTGCAGAAAACCCTTGTAATTATTATGACATGATTATTAATTTTGGAAGTGATTTAAATATCAGTACACCTGACACATTCGTAGAAGTTATGCGGATTGCTTCGTTATCAAAAATTCGAAATTGACATATAGGTGTGGTGGTATATCTTTTAAAATTAAATCAGGAAAACCCGTTCTTTTATAGATGAGTTTATTCAAAAGAAAAATGAATATCAGAGTTATAAGCTATATAAATGAAGATCTAAAGATTGTAGATTACTAATTTACATAATCAATATACAATTTCTAGTTTAATCGTATTTTTCTCTAAGTGTTTTGTCTTTTTATGTTTGATTCATATTTGTTTACAACATAAGGTCTCATCATTTCGTATACATAATTAGTGTTAGTGAAAGAATATTGCAAGGGATAACCTGTAACGACGATCATAAGGAAGAACGATGAAAGATTTGGAAGAAGGGTTATTATCGTTTTCGATGACTGTCCCAAACGCAGGCAAGAGACTGCTTGAAACGGACGTTATGTTCCCCACATCTTTGCTCGACCTTCTTCTGAACAGTAAAGATAACGGTGATCTCTCTTCCGACGTCCCTAACGCCGTGGAAGACCTACCTCTTCTCAATAACAACGGTACCGGCGATCTCGCCTCTGAAGTCGTCATGGACATTCTTTCTCTCCTTCTTCTTATCCCTCTTTCACGCTTGGTTTTGCCTCTCACTCTATCTTATCATTTATATTATTGTTTCCTTTGTTACTTTTTAGATTATACAACTTTACAAGAAGGTGGTGAGCGAGTTGCGTTGACTTTATATACTTTTGTTTTACCTAATAATGTGTGGGAACATAACTTTTGTAACCAGTTAATATTGCTAAACCTAAAACACTACAACATTACCATTTAATGAATTAAGAGTTGATTGATCGCTGCTATGTTAGCATTATGGAAAACTCTCAAAAGATTTTGTAACATTTTTTGCTTAATTTTCTAAATTATTACATGTATATTCTCATGTAGTCATGTGTGTATCTAATGCGAAAAACGGTGTAACGATATAATCGAGGTCTACATTCTACAATACAGCTAGAGAGGATAATGTTTTCGTACGAAAAATTAGTATTTAAAGTTTTGAGATTCTCAAAGTCAAATCTTGACGTAGTTTTTTGCTTTATTAGAACGATGTCATCTGACAAAAATAGTAATGTTGAAAACAATGCCAACAATAGTAAATATATACTATTAAAATAAGATGCACTATGTATTTTTTAAGTACATAATGTTTTTTAGCTTTTTGTCACATTAATCGTGAGTAAACAGGTCTGAATTACATGACCGAGCCACTTATCACGTTGACAAGTGAAGTTTCAATAAATGAAAGTGTTAACTGTGACTGTAACTCGAAAGACTTAGACCATGATTAACCCGGGATTCTTAGAGTAGGGTTCTTATCGGAAATTAAGAAACAGTTTCTTAACTTCCGCTAAGAATCTCATCCTAAGAACTCCGGGTTAATCATGCTTTTAGAGAGGTTATGTTGTGTGTTCATCGCCGGGTGAGAACAAAAGCAACATTCAAATGGTATCAATGTGTCAGGCGTATGAATAGATGCGGCTAATGGCTAGAAGCGAACGTGAAGATTGTTTCTCCATATTGCATAAAATATCTTAGTGTACAAATAATTTAGTTGCATAAATAATATATGAAAAAATAAATAGGCAAAAATTAACTATGCCAAATTTAACCCGACTTGTTGAGTGTTACTATTGCTAAACCTAAAGCATTACAACACTACCATCTAATCAAAAGTTGATTGATCGCTGCTATGTTAGCATTATATATGGAAGCTCTTAGATTTTGTAACGTTTCTAAAATTTCACCTCTATTCACGTCTCATATGTATGTTTAATGCGACAAGGGGTGTAATGATATAATCGATGTCTACAATACAGCTAGAGGATAATGTTCTTTTTAGTACATAATGTATTTTAAGTAGGGTTGAGCATTTTATCCGTTAAATTTGATTTAATCCGTTATTTTTTTCGATTCAATCCGAAAAATCTGGATATCTATAAAGTTTCAGAGCAAAGTAAATAATAAAAATCAATATCCATTAAAAACAAATCAAATCACAAATAATAAAATTAAGAAGTGGATATATGATCCGCTTCGACCAATATATAAAATACATACATATATATATATATATTGATCAAATGTAGATTTTTAAATGTATGAGTTTATATAATTGTTATTTTAACATATGATTTAATAAATTCTATTCACATTATTACTTATAAAAGTATTAAATCAAAAAAGAAAAGAAAAAATGTATGATCTATATAACTTTTTCTTAAGTTTGTCTTTTTAAAATCTAATTTTAAAATTTACAAACATATAGTTTCACTACTTCTTTTATTTTATATTTTATATATCATGTAAAAGTATTTCAAAGAACAAATTTATCTTGATTTTTTTAGGTTATCTGTAAAAGAGAAAGATATATCCGTAAGTATCGTAAATATCTGCAAATATCAACATATTTTTCGAATATCCGTATTTTTCCAAACCAAAGCAAATCGAAAAATTGATATCCATAACATATGAAATAAACCACAAATATCTCCAAAAATCCGAAAACCTGGATATCTGATCCGTGTCCGGCCCTAATTTTATGTATAGGAGTTGAAATACTGATATTCTCAAAAGTCAATTCTTGATGTAGTTTTTCTTTGTTTCTATTAGATCGTTGACACATGACAAAAATAGTAATGTTGAAAGCCATGCCAACAATAGTAATAAATATATTAATAAAATACGAGACACTTGTAGCATTGTTGGGGCAATATGTCTTGGTAACAAGAAAAGTGTCGAATTGATCATATGGAAAATCTACTATACAAAAATAAACCAGATGCAACAATCCTTTTTCATTGACGATTCTTCTCTACTATGACTATTTTCTTCTTTTCACTGGTTCAACTTTTTTTTTGGTCAGGTTTCAAATTTCTCCATACTAAAGGAGTAAAGATGAGTTTTGGCAAGAAGATCATCAATTCTCGTCATCAGTTATGGACTCGTGTTTGCTCTTCTGTACTCCCAAAAAGATATTTATGAAGTGTCAAAAGATTTTGAAAAAGGAATTAAACCCAGATTTGGAGGATCACTAATTAATGAACGTTTCAACCAAATTTCCACTGTCCATTAGTAAACAGATAATAAAATCTGGATTATATTCTTTTTGTAGTGTCAAGTGATCTTACATTCCTCCACGTGGGTCCACCCATGAGTTCAACGAAAAGTGGCCTATACTGCTCCGATTACAAATACTTGTGTGAATTATATACAGCCCCATTTACACCCTTAATTTTGCTGACATGCATTGATTAAATTATATACACAAAAGCTTCATTCGAATAAAACGACGATTCTTTATTTTCGAAAACTAAGCTTTTAATACATAAAAACATTTGTATTCTTATCATTTTTTTTAGATTGCATGTATGCCACTAATTTCCAGACAAAACAGCCTTCCTTTTATTTGGAGTTTGTGTCACTTTGAGATACCGTGGATTAGGGGTGACATATTTTACAAACCGAGTTTGACCATTTTAAGCCGGATTAAAATCAGAACCAATTTTTTTTTTTTTTTTCGAACCAATTTATGAAGTAATCCAAACATAATGATATTCCTATACCAAATTTTCCAAACCAAAACTGAATCAAACTCAAATTTTATGAAATGAAAAGGGAATTTAAAAAAAAATCTAAAGTTGATCTTTTAACTATATATACACATATGAATATACTAAAAATGCAAATATTTATTATATTGCTAAACATTGAGTTATATTAATTAATCAGTTACATACATATAGTGTCAATTTAAATAGTGTTTATCAGGTAAAATCTGAAAAAAAATATCTTTAATCATTACTTTGGATTTACAAGTATATTAAGGTAAAGAGCTAATTAAGTGCATTCATCAGATCGTCTGTGAAGTAACATCTATTGTTTCTTCTTACTTTGTGTTCAGTTTTGTTTCTGTGTCCTAATTGAAGACAAAGAATGACTTGTTCAAGCTTATTTCTTCTAACGTACACTACTTGCAATCTAGTCCGGTCCATGTAGAAAATGTTGTCACTGAAATAAACACGCCAGCAAACTTTACTAAAAACTCAGAAAAAGAAAAGAATAGTTCAAGCTTTATTCATGTTTTGATAAAGTTCTACCCAAATGGGTATCCTAATCAGAAGAGCAAGAGTCACCAAGGACGTCCATCACGATCACATCTGTAAATACGTGGATACATCAAGCAAATGGGTAATAGACGGTAGTGTAAATGTAATTAGCCTATAGAGAAACATCAAAAACGATCATTCACAATCAATGGTTCTAAGAGCAATCCCATTGGGGATAGCAGTGGATATTAGGAGATCTTGGGGATTACGAGAACACCTGGATATATTATCATGTAACTATTATGACAGTTAGCATTAATGTATAAGATTAATGTATAAGTTAGATTTACTATTCTATAATGTAAAGAACTTGTTAGACAAGTGATATATCTTTATAAATAAGCATATTGGCTAAGTTAACGAGACGAGAGAAACTATTGCACTACTTAGGTTTCCTCCGAACCTGGCTCTGATACCATGATAAGTTTTTTCGGCTTCCAACTTAAAATCAATTAGTGGTAAATGGAGTGGTCCAAGTCCCTTGTATATTACTCAAATCTTTTACATATTTCAATGTGGGATCTACTGTCCAACAGTGGACCAATGAGTGAATTTTAATAGGTCAAATTGTGTACTTAAAAGAAAATAAAGAAAAGGTTTCATCTATGGATTTCAGACCGTGAGAAACGTTAGTACAGAGCAACCAAATTTTTCAAAGCTTTTGTGAACAAACAATATTTATACATATTTAAGGGGTGTTATGTGACATCTCATTTGTCTATTTGAGTCCATTACTGATTGGGAAGTTTTCTAAACATATATATTGATGAGTTTGTCATCATAATTTTCATCAATTATATTTACATTGAATTGAAGTCTCTGAGACTTTCACATTATTTTTTCAACTTTTTGAGGGATTCTTTAACTAAAGTTAATATAACCGGTGAAAAACTATAAAGAGACATTTACCGATGCAAATGACCTAAAGTGTAAACATGTATTAATATTTATATTTACTATGCAATTTTCAAAATCAAAATTATATATTCAAAACAAAAATTCTCAAAATTATAAGAATCTTTTTAAAGTATCTCAAATGATTTTGAGATTCCCAATGACACACTTTATAAATATGCATTAGTTACTGATAAACTCAAAAACATGAATTAGTTCAAGCTTCAGATCTCTTTTTAAATTAATCGATAAAGTTTTCCCTTGGAAGAGTCAGAACAACGAGGTTTTAATCAAAATAAAATATAAAATCCAAATTTTATAATACAAAAATATTTATAATAATAATAATACAATAAGAAAAAGATAATCTAATTTGTATCGTTGTATTGGAAAAAAATTTTAATTAATATGATGTGTATCGTTGTATAAGCAAAATATAAGCAAAAAACACTAATTATCTTTTTTCTTATTCTATTATTAGCATGATATGTATTGGTGTAGGGGAAGCTTCTCTCTCTCTCTCTCTGTTTTGTTACTCATATTTCTTTTCTCTCTCTTATAAATATTACTAAAGTAAAATATAATATAAATTTAACCATAGTGTTATTGTTAATTTTTTTTAATTACTTTCAAGATAATGATAAATTATTAGCTAAATAATAAAAAATATTTATTATTAAAATTATAATTGAAAATAAAATATAATTAAACCTAAAATTATGGAAAATATGACAAATTAGCAAATTCACTTTTCAAATAATATTTATTGCTAATACTATATATCTATATTTTGCTAATATTTACTATTTTGCTAATCATAAGCAAATTCACTTCTCAAATCAGCAAATCATCACTATATATATTATTTACTATTTATTATATTTTGCTCATATTTTGCCAAATACTGATTTGGCTATTAATTAATCAATCAATTATTGATAAACATTTAGTGTTGAAAATAGAAAATATTGTTTAATCGGTACAATCTATAAATATGTACTGAATTTATCTTTAATTATTATCGTGTTGGATTTGAAGTAATGAGTGTTGTGGGCTATATTTTAAATGTGCTCAATAAACTTTTTTTTTTAACTATTTCGAAATTGAGTAGGAGAACAAAGTGACACCACGAGAAAATCAAATCTTATGGATTTATAGCAAAGTACTAGTGTCTAATGCAATATAAAACTAAAACAAAGGATCAAAAAGTAGAAAAAAAAAAGAAATCATAAGAATTATAGAGAAAAAAAGAAAACTTGATAAAAATTATTAAGCAAAAAAAAAAGAAAACTAAAAAAATTATTAATAGTAATTAGATAAAAATATGTTTCATTTATTAGTACATCGGTATTCCCAACGGAACATCGATGATAGGTGGAGCAGCCAGATTGTGTGGTGGAGCCGGTGGTGAGGGAAGCATGAGCTGAGGAAAGGCGCAGTCATCTGGAATGGAGCAGGATGATGAGGAAGCCTGTTTGCGTATCGGTTATTGAGAATCCAAGTCACCGTTGCGAGGTTAGGAGCTGTCTTGTTCATTTCGAGTCTAGCTCTGTGCTCTCTCATCGCCATGAATAGAGGGAAGACGAGAGTTAACACAATTTTGGAGCACGGGTTTTGGATCAACTCCTCGGTGAAAGCAATTGTGATGGAAATCAAACTGTCTAACGCTCCGAAATCGTTAAACCGCATTTTCCGTTTGAGTACAGTGATGACGTGGTAAATCACGAAGAAGAACCCAACCGTGGCGAGCCAGTAGGCTAGATGCGACGCTCCTTCCGCTATTTTAGCTAGATTCTTCGCCAACTCTACCACCACCCATTGTAGAATGGGCGGATATTTTTTAGAATACTCATTGTAGTATGGGAAATTGAGATGAAATGGGAAATGGAAGAAGCTTCTAATTTATACAGAAAAATTACTTTTGAGTAGTTCGTTAGTTAGCATTGCGTTAGTTTACATGCTTTTACCTAACAGATCAGTCTAGTTCATTGATATATCTTCTTGTTGGAACGTGCCATTCTAAGCACATTGCATCTACTTATTTAAGCTGTCTTTGTCAAAGATTATAGGCTTATCACTGGTGCTAGCTCTCCAATAATTTAGTTTAGTAAGTCAAAGATTGGTAAGTCAAGTGCCAAATTCTGTTTCTTTCTTGTCCTAGTTTAGTTTTCCAAGGAACTTAAGGATCATACCAATGTTATGTTTTAGCTGCCGTACTGTTTGTTTGTAGTCAATTGGTAAAACTTTTAGTTATTATCTACCTGCTGTGACTTGTTGTGATGTGCCATAACTAGAAATCAGCAATCAAGTTTTTAGTAGTTGCTATTTTGCAAGTTTTGTTATTTTGGGAAAGTTTTATCTAGAAAAATACTTATTCAGAAACTAAAAACAAGTCCTACTCGCTCCGTTTCTTATTGTAAGTAGTTTAAGGAAATTTTTTTTGTTTCAAAATGTAAGTAGTTTCCAAATATCTAGATAATTTTTATATTTATTGGATATAATATAACCAATCAAATAATATTAATTTTTTTATTATTGGTTGAACTAATTAATTAAATATTATTTTTCTTAAAGTACTAATTTTATTAATATTAGTGTTTTTAGTCTAAACTACTTATATTGTGATTGGTTGAACTAATTAATTAAATATTATTTTTCTTAAAATACTAACTTTATTAATATTAATGTTTTTATTCTAAACTACTTACGTTACATTGTGAAACAGGGGAGTATTAATTACAGAAATTGTTCCTCCAACAGCACTGATTACTTGAGATGTTTAATTAATAATGAAAAGTTTAGTTTGACTTAGTCCACCACATATTTGTTTGGGTTATTCTGCATATTTTGAAATGAGAGATAGAGGAGTAAAATAAATAAAATAGGCGTGGAACTTTAATGGGAGAGTAGATAAAATCAACGGCTCAGATCATCTAATCTTGCTCTTATGATCGATCTCAATTCAAATTCCGCCTGCCTCTCCATGTTTGATTGAGGAACACCTCTCTCTCTCTCTCTCTCTCTCTCTCTCTCTCTCTCTCTCTTCTTCTTCTTCGTCTGGATTCATCGTTTTGATTATATTCTGGATTTAGTGGATCTGCTGCTTCTACTCTGAGCCTTATTCTGGATTGATTCAGATGAGCATCGTGTCTCCGTCTTCTTAAGGTCTCACCCACACTTCTTCCTGAGTTATAAAAATCTACTCTTTCGAACTTCTCTTTGATTTTGTTTCGGCAAAGTTCGAAGCTTTGTTGTGTGTTTGGACTTTGGACCCAATCTCATCACCTGAAGTTAATTTCTGCCTTCTTCAATTTCAATTTGTTGCATTTCTTCACCGTTTTGAATTTTAGTTTCTGTGAGTGTTTACGCTTTTCGCTATGTATTGTATCTGTAAGCTCATGCTGACTCTTTGTCGGACTGTGTTTAAATTTATGTTTTGCTTTTTGTTTCAGATCGTAGGCTTGTTACGACACCAAAGACACTGGCTTTGGGTTGTGTTGTGTTGTATTGTTGTTTCTCTTGCTAAGTATGAAGAGTGAGATGAAAGCCCCCACTATTCCACAAGCAGGAAGCAAGAAAGGGAGTCACGGGTATTGCTTTTCTTCTTTCCTTTATTTTTTTTCCATTGTTGAGGTTGATTTGCTCGCATTCAACAAAGACATTCTCAGGTTAATGTTGCAAAGTCTCTTTGTGATGTGTTATACACTTTCATAGGAGGCCATGTGGTCCTGCAAGACGATCCACCAAAGGACAATGGACCGCTGAAGAGGTGAGTTCCTTTGTCTATCTGATTCTTCCTTTCTTCATTTATTGTGGATTTTCAATCAGAGATGTATCCTGGCACATTTAGTTCGATTTAACTAGTTGACATTTGCTATCCTTTGGATGTACTCAACATTTATCTCCATGAACTTTTCTGTTACATTAATCCTGTTTTCCCTGGACCAGGACGAAGTTTTGTGCAAAGCTGTTGAGCGTTTTCAAGGAAAGAACTGGAAGAAGATTGGTAAGTCAAGTTACCAAATCCTGATTCATTCTTGTCCTAATTTTTAGCAGCCGTGTTTATTTGTAGTCTTTGATGAATATGGTGAAAGCAATGTGTGATTTTTTATTTGTTTCACCTTTTTCAGCTGAATGTTTTAAAGATCGGACTGATGTCCAGTGTCTTCATAGATGGCAAAAGGTCTTGAACCCAGAGCTTGTGAAAGGGCCGTGGTCAAAAGAGGTGATTGCGTTATATATATGCTTTACTCAACTTTTGCTCCGTGTGGTGGTCGTGTCAGTGTCGTACATGTTAATATCTGTGATGTGTTTCATGACATTTTATTTTTTCGATGTTTTCAAAAGGAGGATGACACAATAATTGCTCTGGTAGAAAAATATGGGCCAAAGAAATGGTCTACTATTTCTCAGCATTTACCTGGGCGCATAGGAAAGCAATGTAGGGAAAGGTATACACATAATCTCTACTTCCTTTGCACTTGTTACTTTGTTTGGTGGTTAGATGCACATAAACAATATTGTGGCTGATGTAGGTGGCATAACCATCTTAACCCTGGCATTAATAAAAATGCATGGACCCAGGAAGAGGAAGTGACCCTTATTCGTGCACATCAAATTTATGGGAATAAATGGGCAGAGCTAACTAAATTTTTGCCAGGAAGGTAATATAATATGTCTCTTCCATTTGTAGTGATATGACAGTATTTGCTGACCTGTGTCCTGAAGATTTGTGGTCTCTTATCTTTCCATAGGTCAGACAATTCAATAAAAAATCACTGGAACAGCTCAGTTAAGAAGAAACTAGATTCATACTACGCATCAGGTCTTTTGGATCAGAGTCAAAGCTCGCCACTCATTCCCATCCAGAACAATTCCATAGCTTCATCTTCCTCGTGGATGCACAGTAGTGGAGATGAAGGTAATTTCAGGCCAGGGGCTGATGCTGAAGAATCAGAATGCAGCCAGGCTTCAACTGTTTTCAGTTGTTCACAGTCGACCAATGATTTATTAGATGAGGTTAAACCTGCAAAGGAAGAATTCTACATTCCTGAGCTGCCTTCAGGAACAGAGCAGCAAATCTCAAACTCTCCTTCTCATGCAGAATCGTACTACCCTTCCTTTGAAGATGTAAAAATTGTTCTCCCCGAGATTTCTTATGAAGCAGAATCCTCAAAGGAGTATCAGAATCATAATGGTTTAACCGAGGTTAGAACTATCACAGCTACAGAGGATCACTTGCAGGCTGTATGTAATAATGATAAACAGGACCGTGATCTAGACTGTCCTCAGTTATTGGGAGATGAAAAAAATGAAGCATGCCAAGCTTTTCAAAATTCAGTCAGATTAACTGATCAACCTTCTATGCCAAACTCGGATACATGTATGCATCCACAACCTCAAACTTTGATCACGGACGAGGAGTGCTGTAGGGTTCTTTTCACAAGTACTACGGAAGATAGCGGTGTAGCTTCTGGTGAGCAAGGTCCGAACTTAGTTGACACTCAGAATGGCAAAGGATCTATTCCAGCTTCTGAAACTGAAAACCTTCCAGCTTTATCGTGGCATCCTTCAAACTCTAACGATTCTATTCAAGATTGTCACCTTCTTGAAGCTACTGCATTAGAACATAAAGTGGATACAAAAGATGGTTTCATCGACAATAGTGGACATGTAACTTCCCATGGAAATGATGATAATGATGGTATCCCAGACCAGCAGGAGCCGTCTTATATTCCCAAGGATTCTTTGAAGCTAGTACCTCTGAATAATTTTACTTCTCCTTCTAGAGTGAATAAGATTAATTTTCCTGTTAACGACAAGCCAGCTGAAAAAGACAAAGGATCTCTTTGTTATGAACCTCCACGGTTCCCAAGCGCAGATATTCCTTTCTTCAGCTGTGATCTTGTACCATCAAATTGTGACTTACGGCAAGAGTACAGTCCCTTTGGTATCCGCCAGTTGATGATGAGTTGTACAACTCCGTTAAGGTTATGGGATTCACCGTGTCATAATAAGAGCCCTGATGTCATTCTTAAAGATGCTGCCAAAAGTTTCAGTGGTACACCATCCATCTTGAAGAAGCGGCAGCATCGGGACTTGATGTCACCTGTGCTTGATAGGAGAAAAGAAAAAATGCTGAAAAGTGCTGAGGCTTCCTCCTTGGCTAAAGACTTTTCACGCTTAGATGTTATGCTTAATGGTTGCAGTTCCTCTATTTTGTCTGAACGTCCTGACAATAGAAATGAACATGCTTCCTCTTCTGAAGCCAAAAAGGACCCAAAGGAAACCTTGGAGTCAGGAGGAGTAACTTCAGCTAAAATTGTAAGTCCGTCTTTTTTACTCTACATGCTTTAACGTGCACTGTCTGGTTCATTGATATATCTTCTTGTTGGAACGTGCCATTCTAAGCATATTGCATCTAGTTATTTAAGCTGTCTTTGTCAAGGATCATAGTCTGATCACTGGTGCTAGTTCTCCAAAAATTTAACCTTACAAGCTTTAATCTCTAAATGTGTTGTTTTCCTCTGCACCAGGACCAAGAAACTCGTAGAAGTTTGGTTTACTGTAATGATGTTGAGATGCAACTGAGTTCTCCTGATAAAAGTGGATCGAGACCAGATAACAAAGTGAATACAACTGCGTCAGAACCTCCATTCACTGTAGACTCTATTCCTTTATCAGCAATCGCAGGAAATAAAACCAACAATGCAGAGAGTAGTTTTGATATTATTGAAAACTGTAGCATGTAAGTTTTACCTTTCCTCACCTGATTTTTTGGTTGATTCATATATTTGCTGGAAAGTATTATTCTAAGTTGTCTTGGTTCCACTCTTTCTAGATTTGATGGAACTCCGTTCAAACAACTTCTTGATACCCCATCACCATGGAAATCCCCTTTACTCTTTGGTTCTTTCTTGCAAAGCCCGAGGTTGCCTCCAGAAATTACATTTGAGGTAATGTGAATTGGAATAACTATGAATGAAACTAGTTTCTGGATACCACTGAAGCCCCTGCTGATGGACAAATATTCTTTGTTGTTTTTTCTTTTATTTTCAGGATATTGGGTGCTTTATGAGTCCCGGAGATAGAAGTTATGATGCCATAGGACTGATGAAGCACTTGAGTGAACACACAGCTACGGCATATGCAGATGCTTTGGAAGTCTTGGGTAATGACACACCTGAAACAATACTCAAGAAGAGGCAGCTGAACAAATCTATTCAAGGGAAAGAAAATCAGCACTGGCCTCACGATCAACTTGAAAACCGTTCCCAGGTAACAGCTTCAACTGTCACAACATAATTTCCTTACAAAATTGTTAATAAGTTTGGAACCGATTAACTCTTTTATTCAATTCACCAAAGAATTACACCATGGAGGAGTCTCCAAACTCTCGACCATTGCACAAACCAAGACCCTAGGCAAACCTTTTAGCTCTCAACTACCTGTAAAATATGTTGCTGAATGCTGACAATGCTACAATTCTCTGCTCAACCACTAGGATAGTTACAAGGAAACTTATCAAGTCTTTGATCTGTTCTTGGTCTAACTTAATGTTGAAAATTGAATGTTGAACTAGTTGAGACAAGAGGATTACTAGTTTAGTTTGAGTTAATAAGTTGACTTGCTCTGAACCAATTCTGTGTGGGAATGCAGGTGGAGTGTCGCGCCTTGGACTTCAGCGATTGCGGGACACCGGGGAAAGCAAAGGTATCCTCGGCTTCTCCAGGCGGCTACATGAGCCCATCATCTTACCTTCTGAAGAGTTGCAGATAAAAAAGGCTCTGAAGGGACATTCATTCTCCCCTTCAATTTTTTTGATCATCCCATATATGTACTGTATGTCTTATTTTAATCTCATTAAATTGTTTCTTCTTTGTAATGTGTGTAGATCTTTCAACTCTGGACATGATACACTTGATTAAATAGCGAAAAAAGATATTTGTTCTCAATAAATTAACTTTTACATTGTATGAATTTCAAACACTGTTGAACGTCATTTTTTTGGCTTACTTTAATGTGAATATATGAAGGTTACT is a genomic window containing:
- the LOC106306906 gene encoding myb-related protein 3R-1-like, with the translated sequence MKSEMKAPTIPQAGSKKGSHGRPCGPARRSTKGQWTAEEDEVLCKAVERFQGKNWKKIAECFKDRTDVQCLHRWQKVLNPELVKGPWSKEEDDTIIALVEKYGPKKWSTISQHLPGRIGKQCRERWHNHLNPGINKNAWTQEEEVTLIRAHQIYGNKWAELTKFLPGRSDNSIKNHWNSSVKKKLDSYYASGLLDQSQSSPLIPIQNNSIASSSSWMHSSGDEGNFRPGADAEESECSQASTVFSCSQSTNDLLDEVKPAKEEFYIPELPSGTEQQISNSPSHAESYYPSFEDVKIVLPEISYEAESSKEYQNHNGLTEVRTITATEDHLQAVCNNDKQDRDLDCPQLLGDEKNEACQAFQNSVRLTDQPSMPNSDTCMHPQPQTLITDEECCRVLFTSTTEDSGVASGEQGPNLVDTQNGKGSIPASETENLPALSWHPSNSNDSIQDCHLLEATALEHKVDTKDGFIDNSGHVTSHGNDDNDGIPDQQEPSYIPKDSLKLVPLNNFTSPSRVNKINFPVNDKPAEKDKGSLCYEPPRFPSADIPFFSCDLVPSNCDLRQEYSPFGIRQLMMSCTTPLRLWDSPCHNKSPDVILKDAAKSFSGTPSILKKRQHRDLMSPVLDRRKEKMLKSAEASSLAKDFSRLDVMLNGCSSSILSERPDNRNEHASSSEAKKDPKETLESGGVTSAKIDQETRRSLVYCNDVEMQLSSPDKSGSRPDNKVNTTASEPPFTVDSIPLSAIAGNKTNNAESSFDIIENCSIFDGTPFKQLLDTPSPWKSPLLFGSFLQSPRLPPEITFEDIGCFMSPGDRSYDAIGLMKHLSEHTATAYADALEVLGNDTPETILKKRQLNKSIQGKENQHWPHDQLENRSQVECRALDFSDCGTPGKAKVSSASPGGYMSPSSYLLKSCR